The following are from one region of the Carassius auratus strain Wakin chromosome 43, ASM336829v1, whole genome shotgun sequence genome:
- the LOC113061397 gene encoding uncharacterized protein LOC113061397 — protein MQESISLLLENRNTCGIPNENPFLFARPYAMTFFRGSDCIREFAVACSAKNPQTLTSTKLRKQIGTLSEVLNLSNTELDQLADFLGHDIRVHRQFYRLPEGTLQLAKISKILLALEKGRLADFKGRNLNEINIDPEEEVTVDSDLEESTSSPKECTTVSSSQHTVCENGTLPADPVSKKKRGYVKKTAWNKLEIQAVEKHMMRFINNHKIPGKADCMRCKEAEPLALKNREWSTLKFYIKNRISALNRKYLPN, from the exons ATGCAAGAATCAATCAGCCTGCTTCTTGAAAATCGGAATACCTGTGGAATTCCAAATGAAAATCCTTTTCTCTTTGCACGCCCGTATGCaatgacatttttcagaggctctGATTGCATTCGCGAATTTGCTGTTGCATGTAGTGCAAAAAATCCTCAGACTCTTACATCAACAAAGTTGAGAAAACAGATCGGGACACTTTCTGAAGTTCTTAATCTTAGCAACACAGAGTTAGATCAGTTGGCAGACTTTCTAGGCCATGACATTCGAGTTCATCGTCAATTTTACAGGTTACCCGAAGGCACCCTCCAACTGGCCAAAATTAGTAAAATTCTTCTGGCCCTCGAAAAAGGACGCTTGGCAGACTTTAAAGGGCGAAATCTTAATGAAATCAACATAGATCCAGAAG AGGAAGTTACAGTGGACAGTGATTTGGAGGAGTCCACTTCTAGTCCAAAAG AGTGCACCACAGTATCATCATCACAGCACACGGTTTGTGAGAACGGCACACTTCCAGCAGACCCAGTCTCCAAAAAAAAGAGAG GTTACGTTAAGAAGACGGCCTGGAACAAACTTGAGATACAGGCTGTGGAGAAGCATATGATGAGGTTtattaacaatcacaaaattcCAGGAAAGGCAGACTGCATGAGGTGTAAAGAGGCGGAACCACTTGCACTTAAAAATAGAGAGTGGTCTACACTTAAATTTTACATCAAAAATCGAATCTCCGCTCTAAACAGAAAATATCTGCCAAATTAA
- the LOC113061396 gene encoding neuroplastin-like isoform X2, which produces MLSYAGMLALLLIHGNMMLPYVSSQNAGFVKSPMSEIKLTGDAFELYCDVVGNPVPEIQWWYADINRADSFKQLWDGARKRRVSINTAYGANGVSVLAISRLTLEDAGIYECRASNDPRRNDLRQNPSITWIRTQATISVLQKPRINASDQEILQPKSGQELPIILQCNLTNSHSTHWETFWMKNGQEIPNTRTEHKHTKFKLSKPRTDDSGEYMCVYSFKSAPNANASIEVKAAPEIIGHKRSENKKEGENATLYCKSVGYPHPLWTWRKKLGRGSYIDVDNSTGRFFVINKDNFTELSITGLDIRTDPGEYVCNASNIIGSKESVTILRVRSHLAPLWPFLGVLAEIIILVVIIVVYEKRKRPDEVQDDDEPVASTKTNSTNNHKDKNIRQRNAN; this is translated from the exons ATGCTGTCCTACGCGGGGATGCTCGCGCTGCTCCTCATCCACGGGAACATGATGCTCCCGTATGTATCATCTCAGAACG cTGGGTTTGTGAAGTCGCCGATGTCAGAGATCAAGCTCACCGGAGACGCCTTTGAGCTGTACTGTGACGTGGTGGGTAACCCCGTGCCGGAGATCCAGTGGTGGTACGCCGATATCAACAGGGCGGACTCCTTCAAGCAGCTGTGGGACGGTGCACGCAAGCGGCGGGTGTCCATCAACACGGCGTACGGAGCCAACGGTGTGAGCGTGCTGGCCATCTCCCGCCTCACGCTGGAGGACGCCGGGATCTACGAGTGCAGGGCCAGCAACGACCCGCGCCGAAACGACCTCCGCCAGAACCCGTCCATCACCTGGATCCGAACGCAAGCCACTATATCCGTGCTGCAGA AGCCGCGGATCAATGCTTCCGATCAGGAGATTTTACAGCCTAAAAGCGGGCAGGAGTTACCCATCATCCTTCAGTGTAACCTCACTAACTCACACAGCACACACTGGGAAACCTTCTGGATGAAGAACGGACAGGAGATTCCCAACACCAGGACGGAGCACAAACACACCAAGTTCAA gttaagtAAACCGAGGACAGATGATTCGGGTGAATACATGTGTGTTTACAGCTTTAAGTCGGCTCCCAATGCCAATGCTTCCATTGAGGTCAAAG CTGCTCCTGAAATCATCGGCCATAAACGAAGCGAGAACAAAAAAGAAGGAGAAAATGCAACGCTGTACTGCAAATCAGTCGGATACCCGCATCCTCTGTGGACGTGGCGCAAGAAACTGGGCCGGGGATCTTACATC GACGTTGACAACAGCACCGGACGATTCTTCGTCATCAACAAAGATAATTTCACAGAGCTGAGTATCACGGGTCTGGACATCCGCACAGATCCGGGCGAGTACGTCTGCAACGCCTCAAACATCATCGGCTCCAAAGAGTCCGTGACCATCCTGCGGGTGAGGAGTCACCTCGCCCCGCTCTGGCCTTTCCTGGGCGTCCTGGCCGAGATCATCATCCTCGTGGTCATCATTGTGGTTTACGAGAAGCGCAAGAGGCCTGACGAGGTTCAAGATG
- the LOC113061394 gene encoding UDP-glucuronosyltransferase 2B31, whose amino-acid sequence MDLIFIASSIILTLTFPVHCGKILVFPHEGSHWVNLNILIQELHSRGHQITVIRALDGWFISETSPHYVSLTVPFLLGGDDQFYSSFVSRQLQIRRQQQSAWTRFKLDMELKEKFSEMHRKICEMVIYIIEKDPKLLEELKQANFDVMLTDPANGGGVVLAHYLNLPLVFNVRFTVHGEAHFAIAPSPLSYVPFTLSLLTDNMTFLQRMYNVLFYTIRLFLYKTIVGPHYSALCGRYFGPDVHYFELFQAADIWLMTVDFVFEFPRPTMPNAIYVGGFQCKPAKELQRDLEDFVQSSGEHGVIVMSLGTFVAQLPLDIADEIAAAFAQLPQKVIWRYTGETPSTLGNNTLLVKWLPQNDLLGHVKTKVFVSHGGINGIFEAIYHAVPIVGLPLVFDQDDNLSKMRHRGVAKVVDISTIDRHVFKDALQEVLTEPSYRKNMQKLSSLHRDVPINPLDSAIFWIEFVMRHRGAAHLRTDSYKMPWYSYHSVDVVVFLLSIVSLTVYIVFIVIRCLCCRSCAKRQRVKQE is encoded by the coding sequence aaaTCCTGGTGTTTCCTCACGAAGGCAGTCACTGGGTGAACCTGAACATCTTGATCCAGGAGCTTCACTCCAGGGGTCATCAGATCACCGTGATCCGGGCCCTCGACGGCTGGTTCATCTCAGAGACGTCTCCACACTACGTCTCGCTGACCGTCCCGTTCCTTCTGGGCGGAGACGATCAGTTTTACAGCAGCTTTGTTTCTAGACAACTGCAGATCCGGCGGCAGCAGCAGTCGGCGTGGACCAGATTCAAACTGGACATGGAGCTAAAAGAGAAGTTTTCCGAAATGCACAGGAAGATTTGCGAAATGGTGATCTATATTATCGAGAAAGATCCCAAGCTGCTTGAAGAACTCAAACAGGCGAACTTTGACGTGATGTTGACCGATCCAGCGAACGGAGGAGGTGTTGTTCTCGCGCATTATCTGAACCTACCTCTTGTTTTTAACGTCCGATTTACTGTGCATGGAGAAGCGCATTTTGCGATCGCACCGTCTCCTCTGTCTTACGTTCCCTTCACGCTCTCTCTGCTGACGGATAACATGACTTTCCTTCAGAGAATGTATaatgtgttgttttacactattCGGCTTTTCCTTTACAAGACTATCGTCGGGCCTCACTACAGCGCTTTGTGCGGCCGATATTTTGGCCCTGATGTGCACTATTTTGAATTATTCCAAGCGGCTGATATTTGGCTCATGACGGTCGATTTCGTCTTTGAATTTCCTCGGCCGACTATGCCAAACGCCATTTACGTCGGCGGTTTCCAATGCAAGCCTGCAAAAGAGTTGCAGAGGGATCTGGAGGATTTCGTCCAGAGTTCGGGAGAGCATGGCGTCATTGTGATGTCTTTAGGAACATTTGTTGCCCAACTTCCGCTTGATATAGCTGATGAAATAGCTGCTGCGTTTGCTCAGCTTCCACAGAAAGTGATTTGGAGGTACACCGGAGAGACTCCGTCTACTTTGGGCAACAACACTTTACTTGTAAAGTGGCTTCCACAGAATGATCTCTTAGGACATGTTAAAACCAAGGTTTTTGTGTCTCATGGAGGCATTAATGGGATTTTTGAAGCTATTTATCATGCCGTTCCTATAGTCGGATTACCGCTGGTTTTCGATCAGGATGATAACCTTTCAAAAATGAGGCATAGAGGCGTCGCTAAAGTTGTGGATATTTCAACCATAGATAGACATGTATTTAAAGATGCCTTACAGGAAGTGCTTACAGAGCCGTCCTACAGGAAGAACATGCAGAAACTATCCAGTCTGCATAGAGACGTGCCGATAAATCCGTTAGACAGCGCCATCTTCTGGATTGAGTTTGTCATGAGACACCGAGGCGCTGCTCACCTGCGCACCGACTCTTATAAAATGCCCTGGTACTCGTACCACAGTGTTGATGTTGTAGTGTTCTTGTTATCAATCGTGTCTTTAACTGTTTATATTGTGTTTATAGTGATCAGATGTTTATGTTGCAGGTCATGTGCGAAAAGACAACGAGTGAAGCAAGAGTAA